TTTCACCTGACGTCACACAGCGTTCGCAGCACCATCATTAGGACCTCTGACGGAGTattagcgccacctaatggtgAAAAATGGGATTCCCAGATTTAAGGCCGTTGATTTAATCAAGCTGGGTCCGGCGGTTGATGGTGCTACAGTCCTAAAGATGGcggcagcaacaacaaaaaggtCATGTGACTGAACCCCATGAATAAGATTAGTCCTCACTATCTAAGTGGACTTATCACTATCTTCATCTCCTTtatcctcatcttcctcatcatcctcataaTCAGAAGTCCAatcatcctcatcttcctcatcttcctcatcctcatcaggACAGTAGtcttcatcactatcatcatcatcaaactcAGCATCATCCTCCTCATCGTCCTCCCCCCGCGGTAAGAGCCGGACCGGGCCTTCGTCTCCGTTGCGTATGTACGGGAACACGGTCTTGAACACgaaggtgtgtgtgaaggtgtgaaggtgtgtgtccTCGTCCCGGTCAGTGAAGGAGAGCCGTCCTCTGTTGAAGTCCAGATCAACCCGGACCCGCTCAGGCTTCTTCTCCACCTGCAGATCCATCGGTCCCGCTAACGGAGAGACGGCTTTGTATTGACCGTCAGAGAGCTGGAGGGTCCACATGCAGAACACCGTCTTCCCGTCCGCCTCGCCGCACTCCGCCGCCACGCCCAGAGACCAGTTCACACTGTCTCCAACCTCAACAGCCCAGCTGCGAGTCCCTAATTGGAACCCCTTAGAGCCCAGGACAGAATGGGGGGTGCTCATCCTCCCCGGGGTGTCAGGAAGGTTTTGTTTCCCCCCACGTCTCACGCTGGTCAGATCTTCAGACAGGACGAGGTCTGGATGAGCAGAGTTTGGATCCAGAACCACAGGGTACTGTTCAATCCAGTTCATCTTGTTCCAGATGTTGAAGCTCAGGTTACCCAGGTGTTTGGCCTCGTCTATCAGAGCTCCTGAGACCAGATCTGGATCCTCCAGCATGGGGCGCTGCTGGACTCTTCTCACTGCAGCCTTGTAGTTCTGCAGGAATGAGACGTCTTCGGCTCTCAGCTCGTCCTCTGTGACTCTGATTGTTTCTGAAAGAGCTGCAATCTCTGTGTTCAGAGCATCAATCTTCCCCTTCATCACAAGactcttctgctcctcttcctccctcagagcACAGATCctggcctcctcttcctcctctagaGACTTGTGGAGTTTCTTAAACTGCTCCTTAAtctgcttctctgtgtttgtggccTGGACTTTAATGTGC
The Notolabrus celidotus isolate fNotCel1 unplaced genomic scaffold, fNotCel1.pri scaffold_648_arrow_ctg1, whole genome shotgun sequence DNA segment above includes these coding regions:
- the LOC117809938 gene encoding tripartite motif-containing protein 35-like, producing the protein MASMPEADLTCAVCQDIFKDPVILTCSHSFCKACLQDWWRGKQLQECPVCKRRSSRSDPPCNLALKNLCAAFQLNRDQRSSAGSESLCSLHAEKLKLFCLEHEEPACVICRDSKRHNGHTFRPIDEAAKDRREELLESLKPLQDKLKVFEGVRGNCVQTAGHIKVQATNTEKQIKEQFKKLHKSLEEEEEARICALREEEEQKSLVMKGKIDALNTEIAALSETIRVTEDELRAEDVSFLQNYKAAVRRVQQRPMLEDPDLVSGALIDEAKHLGNLSFNIWNKMNWIEQYPVVLDPNSAHPDLVLSEDLTSVRRGGKQNLPDTPGRMSTPHSVLGSKGFQLGTRSWAVEVGDSVNWSLGVAAECGEADGKTVFCMWTLQLSDGQYKAVSPLAGPMDLQVEKKPERVRVDLDFNRGRLSFTDRDEDTHLHTFTHTFVFKTVFPYIRNGDEGPVRLLPRGEDDEEDDAEFDDDDSDEDYCPDEDEEDEEDEDDWTSDYEDDEEDEDKGDEDSDKST